Proteins from a single region of Thermodesulfatator atlanticus DSM 21156:
- a CDS encoding Lcl C-terminal domain-containing protein, giving the protein MIIKTGQTKCYDVRGKVIPCEGTGQDGEYQIGLDASPRFRVFDRIVKDLLTGLYWTKNANIFEFPVSWSEALGVIAELNRENFLGFGDWRLPNRRELESLIFFEAKNPALPPELPFENVFHGWYWTSTTAVINPQYAWNIHFGGGRIFYSKKDEERLVWPVRGINKALYATGQRKCYSTQGKEIPCKGTGQDGEFQYGKRSPSPRFVTNGEVLKDLFTGLYWTKSADLAGLVSWQEALEFIKNLNKGNFLGFSDWRLPNIRELESLIDYGSHSPSLPKGHPFHKVREFYWSSTTSFYEPNWAWALYLTKGALGVGMKKDRHFYVWATRGHPTN; this is encoded by the coding sequence GTGATTATAAAAACAGGCCAAACAAAATGTTATGATGTTCGGGGTAAAGTCATTCCATGCGAAGGAACCGGTCAGGACGGTGAATATCAGATAGGCCTTGACGCTAGTCCTCGTTTTCGAGTTTTTGACAGAATTGTAAAGGATCTTCTTACCGGCCTTTACTGGACAAAGAATGCAAACATTTTCGAGTTCCCTGTCTCATGGTCTGAAGCCTTAGGCGTTATCGCTGAGCTTAACCGAGAAAATTTCCTGGGTTTTGGTGACTGGAGGCTCCCTAATCGGCGAGAATTAGAAAGTCTGATCTTTTTTGAGGCCAAAAATCCTGCCTTGCCTCCGGAGTTGCCCTTTGAAAATGTCTTTCACGGTTGGTACTGGACTTCTACTACTGCCGTTATAAATCCCCAATATGCCTGGAATATACATTTTGGTGGCGGGCGTATTTTTTACAGTAAAAAAGACGAAGAACGCCTCGTTTGGCCGGTTCGTGGGATTAATAAGGCTCTTTATGCTACCGGTCAGAGAAAATGCTACAGTACCCAAGGAAAAGAAATCCCTTGTAAAGGAACTGGCCAGGACGGAGAGTTTCAGTATGGCAAGCGCTCACCAAGTCCACGTTTTGTGACTAACGGAGAGGTATTAAAAGACCTTTTTACCGGTCTTTACTGGACTAAAAGTGCAGATCTCGCTGGACTTGTAAGTTGGCAGGAAGCCCTTGAATTTATTAAAAATCTTAACAAAGGAAACTTTCTAGGATTTAGTGACTGGCGCTTACCCAACATAAGAGAACTGGAATCACTTATTGATTATGGCTCTCACTCTCCTTCTCTTCCCAAGGGCCATCCTTTTCATAAGGTAAGAGAATTTTACTGGTCATCTACCACAAGTTTTTATGAACCCAATTGGGCCTGGGCCCTTTATTTAACAAAAGGGGCCTTGGGAGTAGGGATGAAAAAAGACCGCCATTTTTATGTTTGGGCCACCAGAGGCCATCCAACAAATTAA
- a CDS encoding ammonium transporter, which yields MNAADTAFMMLASALVMFMTPGLGLFYGGLVRRKNVLSIIMQCFICLGLVSLIWFVYGYSLAFGNDHAGIIGDLSYLFLKGVGLDPGPPADNIPHLLFAAFQLMFAIITPALITGAFAERMRFSSFLIFTTLWVTFVYLPLCHWVWGGGWLGSLGALDFAGGTVIHIASGASALATALVVGRRIGYGREAFHPHNLPLTVLGAAILWFGWFGFNAGSALAADKIAVLAFMNTQLAAGAAAFSWALTEWVYQGKPTTLGAASGAVAGLVAITPAAGFVPVWAGVVIGILAGLVCYLAVLAKSRLGYDDALDVVGIHGVGGFFGAVATGIFCSVAANPGGADGLIFGNVHQFLIQVLGATVSVIYCFVVSYVLLKVVDAFCKLRAEREDEIQGLDLSEHGETGYSL from the coding sequence ATGAATGCTGCTGATACTGCTTTTATGATGTTAGCCTCGGCCCTGGTAATGTTTATGACCCCGGGGCTTGGACTTTTTTACGGTGGGCTTGTGCGGCGCAAAAATGTTCTCTCCATCATCATGCAATGCTTCATTTGCTTAGGGCTGGTGAGTCTAATATGGTTTGTCTATGGCTACAGTTTAGCCTTTGGCAACGACCACGCAGGTATAATAGGAGACCTTTCTTATCTCTTTTTAAAAGGGGTAGGGCTCGATCCAGGACCTCCGGCAGACAACATTCCGCATCTTCTTTTTGCGGCCTTCCAGCTCATGTTCGCCATCATTACCCCGGCGCTTATCACCGGAGCTTTTGCTGAACGGATGCGTTTTTCAAGCTTCTTAATCTTTACAACTTTGTGGGTGACATTTGTTTATTTACCCCTTTGCCACTGGGTATGGGGCGGCGGATGGCTTGGTAGCCTGGGAGCTTTAGACTTTGCCGGAGGAACCGTTATTCACATTGCATCTGGTGCCTCTGCCTTGGCTACGGCCCTGGTGGTAGGAAGGCGTATCGGCTATGGACGCGAAGCCTTTCATCCCCACAACCTTCCCCTCACGGTTTTAGGAGCTGCTATTCTTTGGTTTGGTTGGTTCGGTTTTAACGCTGGAAGCGCCCTTGCAGCAGACAAAATTGCCGTGCTAGCCTTTATGAACACACAGCTTGCTGCTGGTGCCGCGGCATTTTCCTGGGCTTTGACTGAGTGGGTCTATCAAGGGAAACCTACTACGCTTGGTGCGGCTTCAGGTGCCGTAGCGGGTTTGGTTGCCATTACCCCTGCTGCTGGTTTTGTGCCAGTTTGGGCAGGCGTGGTAATCGGGATTTTGGCTGGCCTAGTTTGCTATCTGGCAGTACTTGCCAAGAGCCGTTTAGGCTATGACGACGCCTTAGACGTCGTAGGTATCCACGGAGTAGGCGGCTTTTTTGGCGCAGTTGCTACGGGAATTTTTTGCTCTGTGGCAGCTAACCCTGGTGGCGCAGATGGTTTAATATTCGGAAACGTCCACCAGTTTTTGATCCAGGTTCTTGGGGCTACAGTCTCGGTGATTTACTGCTTTGTGGTAAGCTACGTACTACTTAAAGTGGTTGATGCCTTTTGTAAGCTTCGTGCTGAGCGTGAAGACGAGATTCAAGGCCTTGACCTCAGCGAACACGGAGAAACAGGCTACAGCTTATAA